The following is a genomic window from Mycobacterium parmense.
TTCGTCCGCGAGGCCGCACTGGCCAAGCGGCTCGGGGCCGACAAGGGCATGCAGATCGGCCTGGACGGCGTGCAACTGCTCGGCGGCCACGGCTTCACCAAGGAACACCCCGTCGAGCGCTGGTACCGCGACCTACGGGCCATCGGCGTCGCCGAGGGCGTCACCGTCATCTGAGAGTCATCTAGGTAGTCATCGCATCGAGCCGAAAGTCTGATCATGGCAATCAATCTGGAACTGCCCCGCAAGCTGCAGTCGGTGGTGGTCACGACGCACCAGGGTGCCGCCGAGCTGATGCGGCCGATCGGCCGCAAGTACGACCTCGCCGAACACGCCTACCCCGTCGAGCTCGACACGCTGTTCAGCATGTTCGAGGGCGCCTCGGCCTCCAACGACATGGCGGGCGCCGACGCGCTGCGCGCCGAGGGGCAGGCCGGAGACGAGAACCGTAACGGCGCCAACATGGCCGCGCTGCTGCAGACGCTGGAGGCCAGCTGGGGCGACGTCGCGATGATGCTCTCGGTGCCCTACCAGGGACTGGGCAACGCGGCCATCTCCGCGGTCGCCACCGACGAGCAGCTCGAACGGCTCGGCAAGGTGTGGGCCGCGATGGCCATCACCGAGCCCGGCTTCGGCTCAGACTCGGCGGCGGTGTCGACGACCGCCAGGCTCGACGGCGACGAGTACGTCATCAACGGCGAAAAGATCTATGTCACAGCGGGTTCGCGCGCTACCCACATCGTCGTGTGGGCCACGCTGGACAAGTCGAAGGGCCGCGCGGCCATCAAGTCGTTCGTCGTCCCGCGCGAGCATCCCGGCGTCACCGTCGAGCGGCTCGAGCGCAAGCTCGGCATCAAGGGTTCCGACACCGCGGCGATCCGGTTCGACAACGTGCGGATCCCGAAGGAGAACATCCTCGGCAACCCCGAAATCGAAGAGGGCAAAGGCTTTTCGGGTGTGTTGGAGACCTTCGACAACACCCGGCCGATCGTGGCCGCCATGGCCATCGGTGTCGGCCGGGCCGCGCTGGAGGAGATCCGCAGGATCCTCACCGAGGCGGGGGTGGAGATCTCCTACGACCGCCCGTCGCACGCCCAGAGCGCCGCCGCCTCGGAGTTCCTGCGGATGGAGGCCGACTGGGAGGCCGCCTACCTGCTGGCGCTGCGCGCGGCCTGGCAGGCCGACAACAAGATCCCCAACTCCAAAGAGGCGTCCATGAGCAAGGCCAAGGCCGGCCGCATGGCCAGCGACGTGACGCTGAAGGCCGTCGAATTGGCCGGCACGGCAGGCTATTCCGAGCAGTCGCTGCTGGAGAAGTGGGCACGCGACTCGAAGATCCTCGACATCTTCGAGGGCACCCAGCAGATCCAGCAACTGGTGGTCGCCCGCCGCCTGCTGGGGTTGTCGTCGGCCGAGCTCAAGTAACCGGGACCGGCTGGGCGCTGGTGCGGGTCGCCGGCGCATTCCGAACCGAGATTAGGCTGTTCGACCATGCGCGCTATACGGGTGACCCGGCTTGACGGTCCGCATGCGGTCGAGTTGGCCGAGGTCGACGAACCCACCGGCGACGGCGTGGTGGTCGACGTGCACGCGGCAGGTGTGGCTTTTCCGGACGCTTTGCTCACCCGCGGCCTGTACCAGTACCGTCCGGATCCGCCGTTCGTGCTCGGGGCCGAGATCGCCGGCGTGGTCAGGTCGGCACCCGACGGCGCGCCGGTCGGCCCCGGTGACCGGGTGGTGGGCCTCACCATGCTCAGCGGCGGGATGGCCGAGGTTGCGGTGCTCTCCCCCGACCGCGTGTTCAAGCTGCCCGACAACGTCAGCTTCGAGGCCGGCGCCGGCCTGCTGTTCAACGACCTGACGGTGTACTTCGCGTTGACCGTCCGCGGGCGGTTGCAGCGCGGCGAGTCGGTGCTGGTGCACGGCGCGGCGGGCGGTATCGGGACGTCGACCCTGCGACTCGCGTCGGTGCTCGGGGCGGCGCGCACCGTCGCCGTGGTCAGCAACCAGGACAAGGCCCGGATCGCCACCGCGGCCGGCGCCACCGACGTGGTGCTGGCCGACGGTTTCAAGGATGCGGTGAAGGAGCTGACGGGCGGACGCGGCGTCGACATCGTCGTCGACCCGGTCGGCGGCGACCGGTTCACCGACTCCCTGCGCTCCCTGGCACCCGGCGGACGGCTGTTGGTCGTCGGCTTCACCGGCGGCGACATCCCCACGGTGAAGGTGAACCGGCTGCTGCTGAACAACATCGACGTCGTCGGCGTGGGGTGGGGCGCGTGGACGGGGACCCACCCGGGTGCGCTGGCCGAGCAGTGGGCCGGGCTCGAGCGGCTGCTGGCCTCCGGCGAGCTCGCACCCCCCGAGCCCGCGGTCTACCCGCTCGAGGACGCCGCCGCGGCGGTCGCGTCGCTGGAGAACCGCACCGCCGAGGGCAAGGTCGTTCTGCGCGTCCGCGATTGACGCGCGCCGGCTCTGTCACCGGTTGGCGGTCCTTGCGTCCGCCTCAAACCAAAAGTAATGTCACTTTCACTTCTGTTGGCCGAACGTGATGGGGAGCCGCATCGTGGAATCCTTCGTCCAGCTGCGTAAGGGCAAGACCCCGCGTCGCCTGCACGCCGACCTCGACGGGCTCAAGGACGACGAGCTGGGCCGGGGCGGTTTCACCGGCCGGACCGCCAACCTCTACCGCCGCCACGACCCCACCGCCTACCGGGCCGACGGGCCGCTGCGGCCCGTCGACGTGCTGGCGGGCGAGCTGAAACCGGCCGACGCCGCCGACTCCCGCGGCGAACCGCTGCCGCTGTTCGACAACGACGACTGCCGGATCATGCTGAGCCGCCGCCGAGATCCGATGCCGTTCTGGGTCCGCCACATCGACGGGGACCTGCTGTGCTTCGTGCATCGGGGCAGCGGCCTGGCCGAGACCGAGTTCGGGCCGCTGCGTTACCGCGAGGGCGACTGGGTGTACATCCCGAAAGCGTGCACCTGGCGTCAGCTTCCCGACAGCGAGACCACGATGCTGATGATCGAGACCACCGACGAGCTGCGGGTCCCCGCGCCGGGCGCCCTGGGCCGGCACTTCCCGTTCGACCCCGCGCAGGCCACCATCCCCGAGCCGGCCCCGGCCGACGACGACGGACGCGACGGCTACGAGGTTCGGCTTGTCCATAGAGGCGGGCCGACAACGCTTGTCTACGAACACAATCCGATCGACGTCGAGGGCTGGCGAGGCGACAATTTCGCGTTCACGTTCAACATCGCCGACTACAACGTCGTCACCTCCGACAGCGTCCACCTGCCGCCGACCGTGCACCTGTTCATGCAGGCGACCGGCGTCTACGTGATGAACTTCCTGCCCCGGCCCGCCGAGGGCGTGCCCGGCACCGAGCGCACGCCCTGGTATCACCGCAACGTCGACTACGACGAGATCGCCTTCTTCCACGGCGGCTCGCTGTACGGCATCCCGATGCCGCCCGGGCTCATTTCGCATGCGCCGCAGGGGGTTCACCACGGTGCGCCCGAGAAGGCGCGGGAACGGGCGCGTCGCAAGTTCGACGAATTCACCCGCGTCGACTGGCAGGTGATCGCCGTCGACACCCGGCGGCGGCTGACCCCGTCGGCCGAGGTGCTGGCCCACGACCTGGGACAACACTGACGATGCCGACTGCCGTGAAACACGAATACCAACGCATCCCCTACCTCGTCGCATTCTCGAACCACACGAACGTGCGCGACGTGTACGGCGGCCTGGCCGAGATCACGGTGCTGGAGAGCTATCTGCTCAAGCCGAAGGACAAGCCGTCGGACACCGTGCTGGTGTTCATGCACCCGATCGGCGGCGGCGCCTACCTGCCGATGATCAATGCGCTGGCCCGCGCGGGCCACCACGTCATCTACTGCAACAGCCGATTTCGGGGCACGGACTCCGCGCTGCTGATGGAGAAGGTGGTCGAGGACCTCGGCGAGTGCATCAAGGACGCCAAGAAACGGCTGGGCTACACCCGGGTGGTGCTGGCCGGGTGGAGTGGCGGGGGCTCACTCTCGGTGCTCTACCAGCAGCAGGCCCAGCACGCGACCATCACCTCCAGCCCGTCCGGCGACGGCCCGGACCTGACCGCCCTCGAACTGCCCGCCGCCGACGGCATCATGCTGCTGGCCGCGCACATCAGTCGGCACGGCACGCTGACGGAATGGATCGACGCGTCCATCCTCGACGAGTCCGATCCGACCAAACGCGACCCCGAGCTGGATCTGTACAACCCCGACAACCCCAACCAGCCGCCCTACAGCCAACAGTTCCTCGCCCGGTACCGGCAGGCCCAGATCGACCGGAACCGCCGCATCACCGCGTGGGTGAAGGACAAGCTCGCACAGCTGCGGGCCACGGGCCGCGCCGACGAGGAGTTCGGATTCGTGGTGCACGGCACCATGGCCGACCCGCGCTGGCTGGACCCGACCGTCGATCCCAACGAACGCACGCCGGGGACGTGCTATCTGGGGGATCCTCGGCTGGTGAACATGAGCCCGGTCGGGCTGGCCCGCTTCTCGACGTTGCGCGGCTGGCTGTCTCAGTGGAGCTACGACGACGCCCGCGGCGACGGGGTGCTCTGCGGGCCGGACATCGACGTGCCGGCGCTGGTGATCGGTAATCTTGCCGACGACGCCTGCACGCCGAGCCACACCCGGCGGCTCTTCCACGCGATCGGGCACCAGGACAAGGAGATGCACGAAATCCCCGGAGCCACACACTATTACGCGGGACCCGAACAGCGCGACAAGCTGCGCGCCGCCGTCGGCATCATCACCGACTGGCTCGTGCGCCACGACTTCGCGAGGCCGTGATGGCCGTGACGGGGCCACTGGACGGCATCCGGGTGCTCGAGCTGGGCACCCTGATCGCCGGCCCCTTCGCCGGCCGGCTGCTGGGCGACATGGGCGCCGACGTCATCAAGGTGGAGCCCCCCGGCGCCCCGGATCCGCTGCGCACCTGGGGGCAGGCCGAGGTCGACGGGCACCACGTCTTCTGGACGGTGCACGCGCGCAACAAACGCGCAGTCACGCTGGACCTGCGTCGCCCGCGCGGGCGAGAGCTGTTCTGTCAGCTCGTCGAGGTGTCCGACATCGTGGTGGAGAACTTCCGGCCCGGCACCCTGGAGAAATGGGACCTGGGCTACGACGCGCTCAGCGAACGCAACCCGCGGATCATCCTGGTCCGGGTATCGGGCTACGGGCAGAGCGGTCCCGACTCGCACAAGGCGGGCTACGCCTCGGTGGCCGAGGCGGCCAGCGGGCTGCGACACCTCAACGGTTTCCCCGGCGGGCCGCCGCCCAGGCTGGCGCTGTCGCTGGGCGACAGCCTGGCCGGCATGTTCGGTGCGCAGGGCGCGCTGGCCGCCCTGTACCGCCGCACCGTCACCGGGCGCGGCCAGGTGGTCGACGTCGCCCTGACCGAATCCTGTTTGGCCATCCAGGAATCCACCATCCCCGACTACGACGTCGGCGGCGTGGTGCGCGGACCGTCGGGCACCCGGCTCGAGGGCATCGCGCCGTCGAACATCTACCGCACCGCCGACGGCTCCTGGGTGGTGATCGCCGCCAACCAGGACACCGTGTTCACCCGGCTGTGCACGGCGATGGGCCGCCCGGAGCTGGCCGCCGACGACCGGTTCGCCACCCACGTCGCCCGCGGCCGCAACCAGGACGAGCTCGACAAGATCATCGGCGACTGGGCGGCCCGGCGCCAACCCGGCGAGATCACCGAAACACTGGGCGCCGCGGGCGTCATCACCGGCCCGATCAACACCGTCGCCGAGGTGGTCGCCGACCCGCAACTGCGGGCGCGCGGCATGTTGGTCGAGCACTACGACGAGCAGCTCCGGCGCAACGTGCTGGGCCCCGGTGTGGTGCCGGTGCTGTCGGAATCGCCCGGGGGGGTCCGCAACGCGGGCCCGGCGTGCCCCGGGCAACACAACGACGACGTCTACAGGGGGCTGCTCGGCAAGACCGCCGACGAGCTCGATGAGCTGCGGGGCCTGGGGGTCCTGTGAACCCGTCCGCCGACTTTCCCAAGCGGGTGGACATCCGCGAGGTGGCGCTGCGCGACGGCCTGCAGATCGAGGCGCCGATCCCGTTGGCGGCCAAGCTCGAGCTGCTGGCCGCGGTGGCCGCCACCGGCGTGCGCGAGGTGGAGGCCACGGCGTTCGTCTCGCCGTCGAAGGTCCCGTCCATGGCCGATGCCGCCGAGGTCGCCGCGAACCTGCACGCCTACCCCGACATCGAGTTCTCCGCGCTGGTGGCCGGCCCGGGCGGCGCCAGGCGTGCCGTCGCCGCCGGGCTGGGCTCGATCGAGTACGTGGTGGCGGCCGACGACACCTTCAGCAGGGCCAACGTCGGGCGCACCAGCGCCGAGGCCACCGAGGCGATCGCCGAGATCGTGGCCATCGCGCGCGACGCCGGCGTCACCGTGGAGGTCATCGTCGCCACCGCCTGGGATTCCCCGTTCGAGGGCCCGACGCCGCCGCAACGAGTGCTCGACGTCGCCGCCGTGGCCCGTGACCGGGGCGTGGACCGCTTCTGCGTCGCAGACACCATCGGCACGGCGACCCCGCGCAGGGTGAGTTCGCTGATCGCTTCGCTGCGCCCGGTGCTCGGGGACATGCCGCTGGGTGCGCATTTTCACAACACCCGGGGCGCGGGGCTGGCCTGCGCCTATGCGGCGGTCGAGTGCGGGGTCACCCGGCTGGACGCCTCGGCCGGCGGGCTGGGCGGCTGCCCGTTCGCCCCGGGTGCCACCGGCAACATCGCGACCGAGGATCTGGTCTACCTGCTGCGCGACTGCGGCGTCGACGTCGGCGTCGACCTGAACGCCGCCATCGCGGCCGCCGGGGTCGCGCGATCGGTCGTCGGCCACGACCTGCCGAGCGCGTTGTTGCGCGCGGGCGACCGGATCCGGAACTGATGCCGGCCGGGGCGCTGACCGCCAAAGGCCGCCAGACCAGGCAGGCCATCGAGCAGGCTGCGCGTAAGCTGTTCGCCGAGCGAGGTTTTCACGGCACGACGCTGGCCGACATCACCTCGGCGGCCGGAAAGTCACCCGCGGTGTTCTATCGGTACTTCGCCGACAAGGAAGACCTGCTGGCCGCGCTGGCCGAGTCTTTCCTGCACGGCGTGGTGGAGCCGTCCGGGCTGAGCCTCGCACTGCCCGAGTCGCCGGACGACGACGCCTTCTTCACCTCGGTGGTCACCGGCTACTGGAACATGTTCAAGCAGAACATCGGCATCATGATCGCGGTGGCGCAGCTGGCCGCGACGCAGCAGCGCTTCGCGGCCGTGCAGAACGAGTTTCGCCGCTTCGGCATGGACATCGTGTCCGCCTCGGTCCGCCGCGCGCAGCAGCAGGGTCACGGCACGGAGCTCGACCCGCAACACACGGCGGCGGCCATCGCGCTGTTGTTCGAGAACTTCACCACGGTGTTCGCAGGGCCTTCGGGCCCGCAGGGCCTGGGCCTGGGCCTGAAGATCAGCGACCGGGACGCCGTCGCGACCCTGTCGGCGGTCTGGAAGAAGACACTCTACGGTAGCTGAGGAGAGGATCAACGTGGATTTCACTCTGCCAGAACATCTTCCGGGTGTACTCGCCGAGATGGACGAATTCATCGAAGCCGAGATCAGGCCGCTGGAACGCGAGCACAGCCAGTATTTCGACAAGCGTCGCGAATACGCCCGCACCGACTGGGACAACGACGGCATCCCGACGCGCGAGTGGGAGGACCTGCTCGCAGAGATGCGCAGGCGCGCCGACAAGGCGGGCTGGCTGCGCTACGGGCTGCCCGCATCGCTGGGCGGGCGCGACGGCAGCAACGTCGACATGGCCGTCATCCGGGAACACTTGGCACACAAGGGGCTTGGCCTGCACAATGACCTGCAGAACGAGTCGTCGATCGTCGGGAACTTTCCGCAGGTGATCATGATGGAGCGGTTCGGCACCGACGAGCAACGCCGGGTCTGGTCGGAGGCGCTGATCACCGGGGAACGTTCCATGGCGTTCGGCCTGACCGAGCCGGCGCACGGCTCCGACGCGACGTGGCTGGAGACGACGGCCAAACAAGACGGGGACGGCTGGGTGATCAACGGCTCCAAGCGATTCAACACCGGGGTCCACCGCGCGACCCACGACCTCGTCTTCGCCCGCACCTCCGGCGAGGCGGGGCAGGCCCGCGGCATCACCGCGTTCCTGGTGCCGACGGACACGCCCGGTTTCACGATCCCCTACTACTGGTGGACCTTCAACATGCCCACCGACCACGGCGAGGTCGCGCTCACCGACGTTCGGGTGCCCACCGACGCGGTGCTCGGCGAGGTGGACCGCGGACTGGAGGTGGCGCAGACGTTCCTGCACGAGAACAGGATCCGGCAAGCGGCCAGCAGCCTGGGCGCCGCCCAATACTGCATCGACCGCGCCGCCGCCTACGCCGGGGAGCGCACCGTGTTCGGCAAGCCGCTGGCGATGAACCAGGCCGTGCAATGGCCGCTGGCAGAGCTGCAGACCGAGGCCCAGATGGTGCGGCTGCTCGTGGCCTATGCGGCCTGGCACCTGGACCGAGATCACCACATGGAGGTCTCGGACAAGGTGTCGATGGCCAACTACCGCGCCAACCGCCTGGTCTGCGACGCCGCCGACCGCGCCATGCAGATCTTCGGCGGCCTCGGCTACAGCCGCCACGAACCGTTCGAGCACATCTACCGCCACCACCGCCGTTACCGGATCACCGAGGGCGCCGAGGAGATCCAGATCCGCCGGGTGGCCCAGCGGCTGTTCGCGTTCGGCAAGAAGTGACCACCTCCGTCGAGGAGCTGACCACCCGCCTCGCCGCCGCGCTGGCGCCGGTGCTGGACGCCGACGTGCGCATCGAGAACCTGCGCGCGCTGACCGGCGGCGCGAGCCGCACCACGTGGGCCTTCGACGCGGTCACCCGACAACGGCGAAGCGCGCTGATCCTGCGGATCGGCCCACCCGACGACGTGCACGCCGGCATGGAACTCGAGGGCCGCGCGCAGGTGGCCGCCGCGGCCGCCGGGGCGCCGGTGCCCCGACTGCTCGTCGCGACCGATTCGCCCGCCGCGCTGGGCAATCCGTTCCTGATCTGCGCGGAGGTCAAGGGCGAGACCATCGTCCGGCGCATCGCGCGTCAGCTCGACGCCGCCGGCGGGCACGCGGCCCGGACCAGCCTGCTGCGGCAGTGCGCCCAGGCGCTGGCCGCCATCCACCGCGCCGACGCCGGCATCGCGGGCCTGACCCACGCGGACCAGCTCGGCGAATGGCGTGAGCGCCTCGACGCCATGAACGACACCACCGCCACGTTCGAATGGGCCTTTCGCTGGCTCGAGGCCAACCGGGCCCGGCAATCCCCGCCGTCGGCCCCGGTGCTGGTGCACGGCGACTACCGGATGGGCAACCTGATCGTCGACGGATCCGCCCTGGCCGCCGTACTGGACTGGGAGCTGGTCCATCTCGGTGAGGCGTACGAGGACCTGGCCTGGTTCTGCATCCGCGCCTGGCGGTTCGGCGCCCCGGCCAGCCTGGGGGCCGGCGGCCTCGGCAGCGTCGAGAACTTCCTGCGGGCCTACGAGGAGGCTCGCCCGACGACGCTGGACCGGGCGGCGTTTCACTGGTGGCTGGTGCTGGCGACGCTGCGCTGGGGTGTCATCTGCCGCTACCAGGCGGAGCGGCACCTGAGCGGCCAGTCCCGCTCGGTGGAGTTGGCGACCATCGGCCGCCGCGTCTGCGAGACCGAGTGGGACCTGCTCGACCTGCTGGAAGGGGCCCACCCGTGATCAGCGCCTACGGCCGCCCGCTGGCGGCCGAACTGGTGGCCGCGGTGGCCGAGTTCCTGGAAACCGACGTCCGCGCGGCCACCGAGGGACAGGTCAACTTCCACGCCCGGGTGGCCGCCAACGCGTTGCGCATCGTGGAGCGCGAACTGCTCGACGAGAGCGAGGAGGAGTCGCGCGCCGCGCTGGCCGGCCTCGGCGTGGCCGACGAGGAGCAACTCGCCGCGGCGATCCGGGCCGGCGACATGGACGGACGCGCCGCCGAGGTCACCGCGTGCCTGCGCGCCCTGGTGCGACGCCGGCTCGCGGTCGCCCACCCCGGATACGACACGCCGGATTACCGGACGGAATAGGAGCCGCACCATGCCCGCCACCGGACAAGCGGGGCAACAGGTTTCGCTGCGTGTTTGCATCGTGATCGGCGTGACCCCGGGCGGGCTGATCGATCGGATCGACGAGTACTTCGATCCCGCCGACATCGCGCCGTTGATCGACTAGTTTGGGCAGCGATGACGACTCTGGAAACTCTGCTGAACGATCCCGACCTGGCGGGCGTGTGGAACCTCGACCGGGACCGCTCGGCCGTCACCTTCAAGATCAGCAACATGTGGGGGCTGCTGAGGGTCAAGGGCCGCTTCACCGATTTCAGCGGCGACGGTCAATTGACCGGCGCCGGAGCGGTCTTCGGCCGCCTCGACATCCGTGCGGCGTCGCTGGACACCGGCATCGGCCGCCGCGACAAACACCTGCGGTCCGAGGACTTCTTCGACGTGGAGAAGTATCCCGAGATCAGCGTCGTCGTCACCGCGGTCGAACCCACCAAGGGCAGGGCCGCCCACCTGCGGGCCAACTTCACGATCAAAGGCGTCAGCGCGCCGGTGCCGCTGCCCGTCACGATCACCGAGCTCGACGACGGCTCGATCCGGTTCTCCGGTGCGACCGAGATCGTTCGGTCCCGGTTCGACATGGGCTGGAACAAGCTCGGGATGATGGGCGCGGCGGCGACGGCGGCGGCCGAAGCCGTCTTCGTGCGGGCACCCCAGTAAATCCGCCGCGGCACCAGTACCATCTGCACCGTGCCCGACTCCAGCCCCGATTCCACCGTCGTCCTGCGGATCCTGGTCTACAGCGACAACGCGAAGACCCGCCAAGAAGTGATAAGGGCGCTGGGCAAGCACCTGCACCCCGAGCTGCCTGAGCTGAGTTACGTCGAGGTGGCAACCGGCCCGATGGTCGTGCGCACGATGGACGAGGGCGGCATCGACCTGGCCATCCTGGACGGCGAGGCCACCCCCACCGGCGGCATGGGCATCGCCAAGCAGCTCAAGGACGAACTGGCGACCTGCCCCCCGATTCTGGTGCTCACCGGCCGTCCCGACGACGCCTGGCTGGCCAACTGGTCGCGGGCCGAAGCCGCGGTCTCGCACCCCATCGATCCCATCGTGCTGGGCCGCACGGTCCTCGGGCTGCTGCGCACGCCCACCCGCTAGCCGAGCCCCACCCGCAAAACGGCCTTCACCTGCGGAGATCCCGCCCGCCCGAACGCCCCCCGGCGGCGGCGCCGCACCGGGCGCGCCCGCATCGGCGCAGCACGCGGTTGCGGCGACACAAAAACCTGGCGAATACCCCACCCCGGCAAAGCGCACCCGCCGCCACGACGCTATGTTGTAGGTCACTGTGGTCCCACACAGCCTGAGTGGATCACAGCAGCCCGGCCACCCGCCCGGCCGCCCGCTCGGTTCGAGAAGGCGGCCCGTTACGACGGATCTTGGAGCGAGTTGAACGCCTACATACCCATCCTGGTGCTGGGAGCGATCGCGGCGGCCTTCGCCGTGGGCTCGGTGGTGATCGCCAGCCTCGCCGGACCCACTCGGTACAACCGCTCGAAGATGGCGGCCTACGAGTGCGGGATCGAGCCCACCGACTCCCCGGTCAGCGGCCCGCATGCGGCGAGCGGCCAGCGTTTCCCGGTGAAGTATTACCTGACCGCAATGTTGTTTATCGTCTTCGACATCGAAATCGTGTTCTTGTATCCCTGGGCGGTCAGCTACGACTCGCTGGGCACGTTCGCGTTGGTCGAGATGGTGGTGTTCATGCTCACGGTTTTCGTGGCCTACGCCTACGTGTGGCGTCGCGGCGGCCTGACGTGGGATTGAGGTAGGACGTGGGTCTCGAGGAACAGCTCCCCGGCGGGATTCTGCTGTCAACGGTCGAGAAGGTCGCGGGCTACGTGCGCAAGAACTCGCTGTGGCCGGCCACTTTCGGGTTGGCGTGCTGCGCCATCGAGATGATGGCAACCGCCGGACCGAGATTCGACATCGCCCGGTTCGGCATGGAGCGGTTCTCCGCGACGCCGCGGCAGGCCGACCTGATGATCGTCGCCGGGCGGGTCAGCCAGAAGATGGCGCCGGTGCTGCGGCAGATCTATGACCAGATGGCCGAGCCGAAATGGGTGCTGGCCATGGGTGTCTGCGCATCGTCGGGCGGCATGTTCAACAACTACGCCGTGGTGCAGGGAGTCGACCACGTGGTGCCGGTCGACATCTACCTGCCCGGCTGCCCGCCGCGGCCGGAGATGCTGCTGCACGCGATCCTCAAGCTGCACGAGAAGATTCAACAGATGCCGCTCGGCGTCAACCGGGAGACCGCCATCGCCGAAGCCGAGCAGGCGGCGCTGGCGGCCACGCCCACGATCGAGATGCGCGGGCTGCTGAGATGAGCTCGCCGGAGCAGGATCCGCAGGAGGCTTCGGCCCAGCCCGGCGACGAGGTGATCGAGGTGCGCCGCGGCATGTTCGGCGCCAAGGGTTCCGGCGACACGTCGGGCTACGGACGCCTGGTGCGCGAGGTCGCGCTTCCGGGCAGCAGCCCCCGCCCCTACGGCCGCTACTTCGACGACGTCGTCGACGGGCTGGCCCTGTCACTGGAAAACGGCGGTGTCGAATTCACCGACGCGATTGAAAAAGTCGTGGTCTACCGCGACGAGCTGACCCTGCACGTGCGACGCGAGAAGCTTCCGCAGGTGGCCAAGCTCATCCGCGACGAGCCCGGTCTGCGTTTCGAGATGTGCCTGGGCGTCAGCGGAGTGCACTACCCGCACGAGACGGGACGCGAACTGCACGCCGTCTATCCGCTGCAGTCGATCACGCACAACCGGCGCGTCCGTCTGGAAGTGGCTGCGCCGGACGAGG
Proteins encoded in this region:
- a CDS encoding phosphotransferase family protein; this encodes MTTSVEELTTRLAAALAPVLDADVRIENLRALTGGASRTTWAFDAVTRQRRSALILRIGPPDDVHAGMELEGRAQVAAAAAGAPVPRLLVATDSPAALGNPFLICAEVKGETIVRRIARQLDAAGGHAARTSLLRQCAQALAAIHRADAGIAGLTHADQLGEWRERLDAMNDTTATFEWAFRWLEANRARQSPPSAPVLVHGDYRMGNLIVDGSALAAVLDWELVHLGEAYEDLAWFCIRAWRFGAPASLGAGGLGSVENFLRAYEEARPTTLDRAAFHWWLVLATLRWGVICRYQAERHLSGQSRSVELATIGRRVCETEWDLLDLLEGAHP
- a CDS encoding Rv3143 family two-component system response regulator, whose amino-acid sequence is MPDSSPDSTVVLRILVYSDNAKTRQEVIRALGKHLHPELPELSYVEVATGPMVVRTMDEGGIDLAILDGEATPTGGMGIAKQLKDELATCPPILVLTGRPDDAWLANWSRAEAAVSHPIDPIVLGRTVLGLLRTPTR
- a CDS encoding YceI family protein; this translates as MTTLETLLNDPDLAGVWNLDRDRSAVTFKISNMWGLLRVKGRFTDFSGDGQLTGAGAVFGRLDIRAASLDTGIGRRDKHLRSEDFFDVEKYPEISVVVTAVEPTKGRAAHLRANFTIKGVSAPVPLPVTITELDDGSIRFSGATEIVRSRFDMGWNKLGMMGAAATAAAEAVFVRAPQ
- a CDS encoding NADH-quinone oxidoreductase subunit A; protein product: MNAYIPILVLGAIAAAFAVGSVVIASLAGPTRYNRSKMAAYECGIEPTDSPVSGPHAASGQRFPVKYYLTAMLFIVFDIEIVFLYPWAVSYDSLGTFALVEMVVFMLTVFVAYAYVWRRGGLTWD
- a CDS encoding acyl-CoA dehydrogenase family protein, whose product is MDFTLPEHLPGVLAEMDEFIEAEIRPLEREHSQYFDKRREYARTDWDNDGIPTREWEDLLAEMRRRADKAGWLRYGLPASLGGRDGSNVDMAVIREHLAHKGLGLHNDLQNESSIVGNFPQVIMMERFGTDEQRRVWSEALITGERSMAFGLTEPAHGSDATWLETTAKQDGDGWVINGSKRFNTGVHRATHDLVFARTSGEAGQARGITAFLVPTDTPGFTIPYYWWTFNMPTDHGEVALTDVRVPTDAVLGEVDRGLEVAQTFLHENRIRQAASSLGAAQYCIDRAAAYAGERTVFGKPLAMNQAVQWPLAELQTEAQMVRLLVAYAAWHLDRDHHMEVSDKVSMANYRANRLVCDAADRAMQIFGGLGYSRHEPFEHIYRHHRRYRITEGAEEIQIRRVAQRLFAFGKK
- a CDS encoding NADH-quinone oxidoreductase subunit C; translation: MSSPEQDPQEASAQPGDEVIEVRRGMFGAKGSGDTSGYGRLVREVALPGSSPRPYGRYFDDVVDGLALSLENGGVEFTDAIEKVVVYRDELTLHVRREKLPQVAKLIRDEPGLRFEMCLGVSGVHYPHETGRELHAVYPLQSITHNRRVRLEVAAPDEDPHIPSLFEIYPTTDWHERETYDFFGIIFDGHPSLTRIEMPDDWQGHPQRKDYPLGGIPVEYKGAQIPPPDERRAYN
- a CDS encoding NuoB/complex I 20 kDa subunit family protein, with the translated sequence MGLEEQLPGGILLSTVEKVAGYVRKNSLWPATFGLACCAIEMMATAGPRFDIARFGMERFSATPRQADLMIVAGRVSQKMAPVLRQIYDQMAEPKWVLAMGVCASSGGMFNNYAVVQGVDHVVPVDIYLPGCPPRPEMLLHAILKLHEKIQQMPLGVNRETAIAEAEQAALAATPTIEMRGLLR
- a CDS encoding DUF6285 domain-containing protein: MISAYGRPLAAELVAAVAEFLETDVRAATEGQVNFHARVAANALRIVERELLDESEEESRAALAGLGVADEEQLAAAIRAGDMDGRAAEVTACLRALVRRRLAVAHPGYDTPDYRTE